The genomic stretch CCCTGGAAGATATCAACCTGCTCCGTGAATCCTCCGACCTGGAGTGCAAACGAGCCAGTGGTCGCGATGGTCGCGGCGAGCTACCCAAGGATTTCTGGGAAACCTATTCGGCCATGGCCAACAGCGACGGCGGCACAGTCTTGTTAGGGATCAGCCAGAAAGGAACCCGGTTTCACCTAACCGGCATCGAACGGATTGACAAGGTCAAACAGGATCTCTTTAATACAGCAAATAATCCCGGCAAGGTCAGCGTCAACCTACTCAATAACACCTCAGTACGCCTCCTGACTATTGACAACAGGTCACTGCTGCAAGTGGAGATTCCCCGAGCCAACCGCGAGCAACGACCGGTCTATCTCAACGGTAATCCCCTGGGCAACACCTATGTCCGCATGCATGAGGGTGATCAACGCCTGTCCGACGAGGCCGTCAGGCGGATGCTGGCTGAGCAGGCCGAGGACAGCCGTGATGCACGTATTCTCAAGGGCTTTGGCCTGGATGACCTGAACGCGGAAAGTATCCGGGTCTATCGGCAGATCTTCACGAATCTGAAACCAGGCCATCCGTGGAACGAGCTGGAAACGCTTTCCTTTCTCCAGAGGATCGGGGCTTGGCGGAAAGACAGGGAGAGCGATCAGGAAGGGCTGACAGCAGCCGGGCTGCTGATGTTTGGGGAGCACACGACCATTCAGGAGGCCTTCCCTTGTACATGCTTGATTATCAGGAAAGACCAGCAAGCCAAAGCGAACCACGCTGGCTGGACCGGATCACCCTGGACGGCACCTGGTCAGGGAATCTCTACGATTTTTACCGCAAGGTCTTTCGCAAACTGACCGAAGGCGTCAAGGTGCCTTTTGAGCTGGACGGTGACCGACGGCTGGATGAGTCCCCGATCCATGTTGCGCTCCGGGAAGCCTTATGCAATGTGCTGGTCCATGCTGATTACTCGGATCGCCTTGCTGTCCTGGTGGTGAAATCGCCTGCAATGTTCGAGTTCAGAAACCCCGGTATGATGCGGATTCCTGTGGAGCTTGCCCTGCATGGGGGCTATGCAGACTGCCGCAACCGTTTGCTCCATCAGATGTTTCGCTATGTGGGAATCGGCGACCAATCCGGTTCCGGTATTTCCAAAATCCTCTCTTGTTGGCATAGGTACCATTGGCGTGCTCCAGAGCTGTTTGATAGCCGAGAGCCCCGTGATCAAACCATGATGCGGATGCGGATGATTGATCTTTCCCCCAAGAATTGGTGGTTCAGTTGCGACAACGTTTTGGGCAAAACTATGATTCCCTGTCCCATGAAGAACAGGTTGCTCTGGCCATCGCTGTTGTGGAAAACACGGTCACTCACCAACGCTTTTGCACACTCAGCACCTTTCATCCGGCAGACGCAAGTCGTATCCTGCATGGCTTGGTGGAGCAAGGGTTTCTGGAGCAGACAGGAAGCAGTCGGGGGTGGTATATCATCTCTCCGGGACAAATATTCCAGGACCGGAGGATGTGTTTGACTCCCCTCTTTTGGATTCGAGCTCCGGCAATTTGGATTCGAGCTCCGGTAATTTGGAGGAGAACTCCGGTAATTTGGATTCGAGCTCCGGCAATCTGAAGGAAAGCTCCGGTAATTTAAAACGCGACACTTTAGGACGACTTCTCTCACCCACCCATGCATTACCGTTCGTAGATGATCTTGATAGCCTGGAATCCGATTACCTTGATACCCTGAAAGGCATGGCTAAAGAACCGAGGGGGAAGAAGAAGGTTCCTCGGGAGGTGATAAAGGCGGTGCTGCTGGAATTGCTGAACGGGCAGTTTATCACCATCAGCTGTCTTGCCGCACTGGTTCATAGGGGGCCAGTAACACTTCGTCGTCAATATTTGACCCAGATGGTCAGGGGCGGCGAGCTGGAAATAGCCTTCCCCAGAACCCCGAATGATCCAAGGCAGGCTTATACTGCTGCAACGCTTCACTCTTCCGATAAAGATACCCCGTGATAAATCACGGGGCTCTAATCAGCTGTCCCTACGGGACAAGGCAATTCGTCCCAAAGGGACGCCCCTTTCATAGCCCAGTGTTTTAACGCTGGGCACTTGGGCACCAGTAAAAGCCCGGCAGGTAATTCCATGAAATTCACCGAAGCACAGCTGGAAAAAGCCATCATCACCCTGCTGGCAGAACAGGGTTTTCCCCACACCAAGGGTGATTCCCCAGACCTGCCAGCCCGCCAACCTGAAGACGTTCTGCTCAAGGACGATCTGCGCTCCTTCCTGACCAGCCGCTACGCCCAAGAAAACCTCACAGCCAGCGAAATTAACCACATCATCCTCCGCCTGGAGGCCTTGCCTGCTGCGGATCTTTACAATTCCAATCGGCAGATCCACAAGCTGATGGTTGACGGCTTCCTACTCAAGCGCGAAGACCACAGCCAGAAAGACCTCTACATCCAGCTCATTGATTACGCAGGTCTACCCGAGCAACACCAGCCCCGCCCGGAGGAACTGACCACTATCATTGCCGAGGAAGCACCCACCTACAGCAACGCCCACAGCGATCAAAATCATTATCGCTTGGTCAGCCAGCTGCCCATTACGGGCCGGGAAAAAATCCGCATTCCCGACGTGATCCTCTACATCAACGGCCTGCCCCTGGTGGTCTTTGAGTTTAAGAGCGCCATCCGAGAAGAGGCCACCATCCACGATGCCTACCTACAGCTCACCATCCGTTATCGCCGTGATATCCCCGAGCTGATGAAGTACAACGCCCTCTGCATTATCAGCGACGGGGTCAACTCCCGCCTGGGTTCCCTCTTTGCTGCCTACGAGCAGTTCTCGGCCTGGCGCAAGGTCACCGGCAAGGAAACCCAGGTCCAGAATGGTATCAACTCCCTCCACACCCTGATCCAGGGCCTGTTTGCCAAGGACCGGCTCCGGCAGGTGCTCCGCCATTTCATCTATTTTCCAGATGACTCCAAGGAAGAGGTCAAGGTGGTCTGCCGTTATCCCCAATTCTACGCGACCATCAAACTCTTTGCCCATATCAAGGCCCATCGTAGGCCCCTGGGCGACGGCAAGGGCGGCACCTATTTTGGGACCACCGGCTGCGGCAAGAGCTTCACCATGCTCTTCCTCACTCGACTGCTGATGAAGAGCGTGGATTTTGCCAGTCCCACCATTATCCTGATCACTGACCGCACCGACCTGGACAACCAGTTGTCCGGCCAGTTCAGCAAGGCCAAGGAGTATATTGGCGATCAGATCGTATGCAGTGTGGAAAGTCGCAACCATTTACGGGAGCTGCTCAAGGGCCGGAGCAGCGGCGGGGTCTTTCTCACCACCATCCATAAATTCACCGAAGACGCTCAGCTCCTCAGCGAGCGGGACAATATCATCTGCATTTCCGACGAGGCCCACCGCAGCCAGCTCAATCTGGAGCAAAAGGTGGTGGTTGATCAGGAAAAAGGCACGGTCAGGCGCAGTTACGGCTTTGCCAAATACCTCCACGAATCCCTGCCCAATGCTACCTATGTGGGCTTTACCGGCACGCCCATCGACGAGACCCTGGCGGTGTTCGGCCCGGTGGTGGATGCCTACACCATGAGCGAATCAGTCCAGGATGAGATTACGGTCCGCATTGTCTACGAGGGCAGGGCGGCCAAGATCCTTTTGGATAATAGCAAGTTGGAAGAAATTGAAGCCTATTACGCCCGTTGTGCAGAACAGGGAGCCAGCGAGTACCAGATTGATGAGAGCAAGAAAACAACCGCTCGGATGCATGCCATTCTGGGTGACCCGGATCGGCTCAAGGCCTTGGCGACTGATTTTGTGGCCCATTACGAGCGGCGTCTGGAAGAGGGCTCGACGGTTAAGGGCAAGGCCCTGTTTGTGTGCAGCAAACGTGAGATCGCCTATGCCTTTTGGCAGGAGCTGATTGCTCTACGCCCGGCCTGGAATGAGGTGCTGGCTTGCGAGGAGGGTGCCAACCTGAGTCCAGAGGAAGAAAAAAAGATTAAACCCATGGAGCGGGTCAAGATGATCATGACCCGAGGCAAGGATGACCCGGAAGAACTTTACAAGATGCTGGGCTCCAAGGAGTACCGCAAGGAGCTGGCTCGCCAGTTTAAATTTTCCACCTCCAATTTCAAGATCGCCCTGGTGGTGGATATGTGGCTCACCGGCTTTGATGTGCCCTTTCTGGATAGCATCTATATTGATAAGCCCATCCAACGCCATAACCTGATCCAGACCATCTCCCGAGTGAACCGCCGTTTTGAAGGCAAGGAAAAGGGGCTGGCCGTGGATTATATCGGGATTAAGAAGCAGATGAATCAGGCCCTGGCCCAGTATAACAAAGCGGACCAGCAAAATATTGAGGAAATCGGGCAATCCCTCATCGTGGTCCGTGATCATCTCGATCTGCTGAGCACGATCTTTCATCGTTTTGATGCACGACCTTATTTTACCGGCACACCTGTGGAACAACTCAACTGCCTGAACCGAGCCGCTGACCACGCCATGCGCACGGACAAGAACGAAAAACGGTGTATGTACCTGGTCAAACGCCTCAAGGCGGCCTATGACATCTGTTGCGGATCAGAAGAGCTGCGCCAAGACGAGCGAGATCAAGCCCATTTTTACTTGGCTGTCCGCTCCATCATCTTCAAGCTCAATAAGGGCGATGCCCCGGACACGGCTCGGATGAACGCCCGAGTACGGGAGATGATTGCCGAGGCCCTTCAGGCTCATGGGGTGGAGGAAATTTTCAAGTTGGGCGAGGATAAGGCCGGGGTGGTTGATATCTTTGCTGATGATTATCTGGCCCGGCTGGAGAAGATCAAGCTGCCCAATACCAAGATCAAGCTGTTGCAGCAATTACTGGCCAAGGCCATTAGCGACTTCCAGAAGGTCAACAGGACTCAGGGCCTGGATTTCAGCAAGAAGTTCAAGGCCCTGGTGGATCGCTATAACGAGCGCAAGGAAGAGGATGTGCTGGTCAGCAATGTGCTGGAGGATTTTACCGATGAAATCATAGATCTCCTCCAGGCCTTGAAAAAGGAGCGGGAATCCTTTACAGAGCTTGGCATTGATTTGGAAGAAAAGGCCTTTTACGATATCCTCAAGGAGCTGACCCGCAAGTATGATTTTGCGTATCCGGAAGACAAGCTGGTGGTCCTGGCCCAGGCCGTCAAAGGGGTTGTTGACGATAAGGCCCAATATACGGATTGGAATCAGCGCGAGGATATCCGGGCAGGGCTCAAGGTCGAGCTGATTCTTCTGCTGGCCAAGCATGGCTATCCCCCTGTGGACCGGGATGAGGTGTATCAGGAGATTTTTCAGCAGGCGGAGAATTTTAAGAAAAATAGGAAGGGTGTGTGGGAGTGAAACCCTGTATTCGCAAAAACTTCCCGTGTGCTATAGAAACAGGGCAGGCACAGGGACCTGCCCCTACTTTCCTGTATCAAAAAAGTTTTTCTGCCCCAAAGGGGCTGTATTTGCCCAGCTCAGGGTAACCCCCTGAGGGGAAATGTCCTGCTCAGTTATTCCGCTCTTCTTGCCCACATGCTGCAACAAGGAGGCCCATGAGCGAGTCTGCTGGTCCGGGACCGGGCAGAAAGGGGGCGAAATCCCCAACACCGGCGACAACCAGGGCCATGCTGGGGATCACGGTGACGGTTTCCTTATTCCAATGCCCATTGGCCTGAAAGGTGTCTTCTGGCAGGCTGGGCCAGATCCTTTTGCCGGTGTTGATCCACCAGTTCATTCCATAATTCCCAGGTCCAAAGGGGGACTGATTGCCGCTACGGCTGCCATAGGTCCCGATCCCCAAATAATCACGGGCCGGTTTTTTTGAAATGGGGAGTGATTCTGGTACCTGATTTCTGAGATAGCGCTCAAAGAAGCTCTTGCTCAAGAGTTGCTCTCCGTTCCAGTTGCCCTTATTGAGCCAGAACCAGCCGATTCGGGCAAAATCCCTGGGCGAGGTATGGACACCCCAGCCACATTTTTCAATCGGCTCAAAGACATCATCGTCCTGAAATTGCAGGGGACCGAGTCTGTTCTTATTCTGGATGATCTGATTGGGATCAGCAGCAAACACCCTGTTGAACAGCGTGTTATGATAGAGCTTGATCGCATAATCATTATAGGAAAAGGCCTGCCCTGGCCACTCGCGCCGGGCATAGCCGCTGGTCATATTCGCCAGATGATGGAAAGTGATCTCTTCATCTTTTCCCAGCAGCTCTGGCATGAAGGCCTTGACTTTCCCGTTGATTTCCAGCTTGCCTTCCTGAGCAGCAAAGAGCAGAAGGGTGCTGAGCACCGGTTTGGTGGCTGAGGCCCACATGGTGCGGCCAGCCGGATTTCCCCAAGCCTTGATGAGGTAGCCGTTTTTTATAATGACCCCGGAACCACCCACAGCCTTGGTGAATTGTTCCAGTGCTCCTGCATTCCTGCAGAGGGCCTCGGCGGGCTGTTCTTTCCACTCTTTTCCAGGAAAAACGAGGTGCTTCGTTGGGTGATATGTCACTAGATGCTGTTTTCTTTTGTCCTCGGCTTGTGGGGAACAGAAAGAGAGCAGACAGAGACAGCAAAAAAAGAGCAGGTAAGGAGAGCTACGCATATCTTATGCTTTGTGTTAGTTCGCGCTCTGTTGTTTTCTGAAGCGGGTCAGGAAAAGTCCAGCGGAACAGGCCAATATCAGGGCGAAAAGAAGCTGCTGGAGAGGAGAAAACTCCACCAGGAAAAAGCTGACCGTTAGCAAGGGCAAGAGGAGTATCCGTACCAGAAAACGGATAATATCATGCTGGCGGATAAAATCAGCAATTGGCGGCGAATAGGTGTAATAGAGTTGAACAAAACAATATCCTGTCCGATTTGTCAACAGGTAGAGATCACGAAATTTTTTGAGCAGGACAACCTGGGGTTCAAGGACTGTTCCGTAGGCTGCTGTGGCAATAAAGCAACCGCCTCCACCACCACTGCTGCTGGCATTTTGGTTATTGACCAGCTGCGAATAAAAGCCCTGGGCGATTTGTACAGAACCGTCTTCATTGGGATGGATTCCGTCAACATTGAGGTTTGCCCAGTCTGAGACCACATTGGCATAGGTGTCAACCAAGCTGGTATTGCCGCTTTGCGCGAGATTGATGATGCCTGGATTATAATTTTCCGGCTGATAGCCCGACTTGCTGATGTTGGGCGTGATAGTGGAGAGGATGGGCTTAGTCCCGGCGGCTAATGTCTGTTCAAGCATATTATTGAGATTGAACACCGTGGTTTCGGAAGAGATGCCGGACATGACGTCGTTGGCTCCTTCCATAATCACCACATAATTGGGCGCATATTGTGTCAGCACTCCTCCCAGACGAGAGACACCCTCGTAGGTATTCTCCCCTCCTTTACCCGCATTAGCCACCTGGGTACCAGAAGAGGAATCGTACATATTTTGGAGGTTGGTTGGATAGGGAGTCGCCGTATGCCCTTCAGTGATAGAGTCGCCGAAGCAGACAATTACGTCTGCATGGGAGAGAGAAATAATGAATAATACT from Candidatus Electrothrix communis encodes the following:
- a CDS encoding serine hydrolase, encoding MTYHPTKHLVFPGKEWKEQPAEALCRNAGALEQFTKAVGGSGVIIKNGYLIKAWGNPAGRTMWASATKPVLSTLLLFAAQEGKLEINGKVKAFMPELLGKDEEITFHHLANMTSGYARREWPGQAFSYNDYAIKLYHNTLFNRVFAADPNQIIQNKNRLGPLQFQDDDVFEPIEKCGWGVHTSPRDFARIGWFWLNKGNWNGEQLLSKSFFERYLRNQVPESLPISKKPARDYLGIGTYGSRSGNQSPFGPGNYGMNWWINTGKRIWPSLPEDTFQANGHWNKETVTVIPSMALVVAGVGDFAPFLPGPGPADSLMGLLVAACGQEERNN
- a CDS encoding ATP-binding protein, encoding MFEFRNPGMMRIPVELALHGGYADCRNRLLHQMFRYVGIGDQSGSGISKILSCWHRYHWRAPELFDSREPRDQTMMRMRMIDLSPKNWWFSCDNVLGKTMIPCPMKNRLLWPSLLWKTRSLTNAFAHSAPFIRQTQVVSCMAWWSKGFWSRQEAVGGGISSLRDKYSRTGGCV
- a CDS encoding ATP-binding protein translates to MISYKIHLQTLEDINLLRESSDLECKRASGRDGRGELPKDFWETYSAMANSDGGTVLLGISQKGTRFHLTGIERIDKVKQDLFNTANNPGKVSVNLLNNTSVRLLTIDNRSLLQVEIPRANREQRPVYLNGNPLGNTYVRMHEGDQRLSDEAVRRMLAEQAEDSRDARILKGFGLDDLNAESIRVYRQIFTNLKPGHPWNELETLSFLQRIGAWRKDRESDQEGLTAAGLLMFGEHTTIQEAFPCTCLIIRKDQQAKANHAGWTGSPWTAPGQGISTIFTARSFAN
- a CDS encoding HsdR family type I site-specific deoxyribonuclease; its protein translation is MKFTEAQLEKAIITLLAEQGFPHTKGDSPDLPARQPEDVLLKDDLRSFLTSRYAQENLTASEINHIILRLEALPAADLYNSNRQIHKLMVDGFLLKREDHSQKDLYIQLIDYAGLPEQHQPRPEELTTIIAEEAPTYSNAHSDQNHYRLVSQLPITGREKIRIPDVILYINGLPLVVFEFKSAIREEATIHDAYLQLTIRYRRDIPELMKYNALCIISDGVNSRLGSLFAAYEQFSAWRKVTGKETQVQNGINSLHTLIQGLFAKDRLRQVLRHFIYFPDDSKEEVKVVCRYPQFYATIKLFAHIKAHRRPLGDGKGGTYFGTTGCGKSFTMLFLTRLLMKSVDFASPTIILITDRTDLDNQLSGQFSKAKEYIGDQIVCSVESRNHLRELLKGRSSGGVFLTTIHKFTEDAQLLSERDNIICISDEAHRSQLNLEQKVVVDQEKGTVRRSYGFAKYLHESLPNATYVGFTGTPIDETLAVFGPVVDAYTMSESVQDEITVRIVYEGRAAKILLDNSKLEEIEAYYARCAEQGASEYQIDESKKTTARMHAILGDPDRLKALATDFVAHYERRLEEGSTVKGKALFVCSKREIAYAFWQELIALRPAWNEVLACEEGANLSPEEEKKIKPMERVKMIMTRGKDDPEELYKMLGSKEYRKELARQFKFSTSNFKIALVVDMWLTGFDVPFLDSIYIDKPIQRHNLIQTISRVNRRFEGKEKGLAVDYIGIKKQMNQALAQYNKADQQNIEEIGQSLIVVRDHLDLLSTIFHRFDARPYFTGTPVEQLNCLNRAADHAMRTDKNEKRCMYLVKRLKAAYDICCGSEELRQDERDQAHFYLAVRSIIFKLNKGDAPDTARMNARVREMIAEALQAHGVEEIFKLGEDKAGVVDIFADDYLARLEKIKLPNTKIKLLQQLLAKAISDFQKVNRTQGLDFSKKFKALVDRYNERKEEDVLVSNVLEDFTDEIIDLLQALKKERESFTELGIDLEEKAFYDILKELTRKYDFAYPEDKLVVLAQAVKGVVDDKAQYTDWNQREDIRAGLKVELILLLAKHGYPPVDRDEVYQEIFQQAENFKKNRKGVWE
- a CDS encoding CFI-box-CTERM domain-containing protein translates to MRLFRIFSAGIIAVLFIISLSHADVIVCFGDSITEGHTATPYPTNLQNMYDSSSGTQVANAGKGGENTYEGVSRLGGVLTQYAPNYVVIMEGANDVMSGISSETTVFNLNNMLEQTLAAGTKPILSTITPNISKSGYQPENYNPGIINLAQSGNTSLVDTYANVVSDWANLNVDGIHPNEDGSVQIAQGFYSQLVNNQNASSSGGGGGCFIATAAYGTVLEPQVVLLKKFRDLYLLTNRTGYCFVQLYYTYSPPIADFIRQHDIIRFLVRILLLPLLTVSFFLVEFSPLQQLLFALILACSAGLFLTRFRKQQSAN